A portion of the Acidisarcina polymorpha genome contains these proteins:
- a CDS encoding PAS domain-containing protein codes for MAQIATNDQRGSSRTTGVWKSASFVVVTIALILFFSAVALHGAIFGRAMLGLAGVAVCSVLILHARFLHLARSVYMQTNERLLRRDLEYRSIFDSAPDAILVVDASARCRAANPTALQLFGIPRREILGSSIARFCRPNEFDRCWARLLSEQSDREQLQLLRKDHPALFVELTASADFLPGRHMVFLRDVTERRRAEDAVGQSLAVAQSAWKEADALRKATLALTQNLRLDAVLDTLFETLAALIPYEEVQVLLLETDSRLFLVREASRLAKEQRSSGWPNTLRLSEHPILQAVLYSPEGIIIRDTLREPDSWRLGYATPARSWLGIRMLAAGEVLGLLSLGHSKPETLSEEHLRLARSLAIPAAAAIENARLYERAQIYGEELRDRLADLRRAEEALRRVEDGH; via the coding sequence ATGGCACAGATCGCCACCAACGATCAACGTGGTTCTTCGCGCACGACTGGGGTGTGGAAGAGCGCCTCATTTGTTGTGGTGACAATCGCCCTCATTCTGTTCTTTTCCGCCGTCGCACTACACGGAGCGATATTTGGCCGGGCGATGCTCGGTCTTGCCGGTGTTGCCGTTTGTTCGGTTCTCATTTTGCACGCGCGCTTTCTCCATCTTGCTCGCTCCGTGTACATGCAAACAAATGAACGCCTTCTGAGAAGGGACCTCGAATATCGGTCGATCTTTGATAGTGCACCGGATGCGATTTTGGTTGTCGACGCGTCCGCAAGGTGCCGCGCCGCGAATCCAACGGCCCTGCAGTTGTTCGGCATTCCTCGCAGGGAAATTCTCGGGAGTTCCATCGCCCGCTTCTGCCGTCCGAATGAGTTCGACCGGTGCTGGGCGCGCCTACTGTCGGAGCAGAGCGATCGGGAGCAATTGCAGCTTCTTCGGAAAGATCATCCTGCTCTTTTTGTCGAATTGACCGCAAGTGCTGACTTCCTTCCCGGTCGCCACATGGTATTTCTGCGGGACGTCACAGAGCGTCGGCGGGCAGAAGATGCCGTCGGCCAGAGTCTGGCGGTGGCTCAATCTGCTTGGAAAGAAGCTGACGCGCTTCGCAAGGCGACGCTCGCACTCACGCAGAATCTCCGCCTGGATGCGGTCCTCGATACTTTATTTGAGACGCTGGCAGCTTTGATCCCATACGAGGAAGTACAGGTCTTGCTGCTCGAGACCGACTCGCGGCTTTTCTTGGTGCGCGAGGCATCCCGACTAGCTAAGGAGCAACGGAGTTCAGGATGGCCGAATACTCTTCGTTTGTCGGAGCACCCGATCCTGCAAGCGGTTCTCTATAGCCCGGAAGGGATAATCATCCGGGACACTTTGCGCGAGCCCGATTCGTGGCGTCTGGGTTACGCGACACCCGCCCGGTCATGGCTTGGTATTCGAATGCTTGCTGCTGGTGAGGTCCTTGGTCTGCTTTCGCTTGGACATTCCAAGCCTGAAACTTTGTCAGAAGAGCATTTGCGGCTTGCTCGGTCTCTTGCAATTCCTGCCGCCGCTGCCATCGAGAACGCTCGGCTTTATGAGCGGGCGCAGATTTACGGCGAAGAACTACGAGACCGCCTCGCCGATCTTCGTCGCGCCGAGGAAGCTTTGCGAAGAGTGGAGGACGGCCATTAG
- a CDS encoding family 16 glycoside hydrolase — translation MKGLRAGVVLVMSLAIAVAPQVNAATSQQTAPTAGETAQRVSTQVHVETAESGEVYGGVGAISGGGGNSRLLIDYPPAQRDQILDYLFKPGYGAALQILKLEIGGDANSTDGSEPSIEHTRGTVNCNAGYEFWLAEQAKLRNPNIKLYGLAWTAPGWIDYGSNFWSKDTIDYFMTWMDCAQSHGLKIDYLGGWNERGFNKLWYEDLHAALAAKHYATQVVGDDSDWDEAKEMVRDAEFARSIDIVAAHYSCEGGDGGNANHCHSTPEALATHKPLWDSESGSQDDNSGTGPLIRAIIRGYVDAKMTGFLNWPLIAAITSNLPYPTVGLMVASQPWSGNYSIGTSLWATAHVTQFTQPGWQFLNSASGYLGGDGANGSYITLRSPDGADYSTIVETAAAKGPSLLTFSVSGNPAKKPVQVWATNIQGKSDQDFFVHLPDLNPDERGRYQFKLLSGYIYTFSTVTGAGKGAATTPPPSELKLPYSDNFDGYQVGQEARYLSDMQGSFEIQRCAAGRPGKCLQLMDSVKPIEWQDDSDAFTLLGDPSWENYALSVDAILTKPGTVELIGRAGIQERPQSHQQGYYFRVSDTGSWSLFKTDTQGRHTDLAEGSVAPIGVGSWHTYRLSFNKAQIAAYLDGDKVTTLTDTPYQTGQIGLGFTDYDTNQFDNLSITPTSN, via the coding sequence ATGAAAGGTCTGCGTGCCGGAGTTGTTCTTGTGATGTCGCTGGCGATCGCGGTTGCGCCGCAGGTCAACGCGGCCACTTCGCAACAAACAGCGCCAACCGCTGGAGAGACGGCGCAGCGGGTTAGCACGCAAGTCCATGTCGAGACAGCTGAGAGCGGCGAGGTCTACGGGGGGGTGGGCGCCATCAGCGGCGGCGGGGGCAATTCTCGGTTGCTGATCGATTATCCTCCAGCACAGCGCGACCAGATTCTCGATTACCTCTTCAAGCCCGGCTATGGTGCAGCGCTGCAGATCTTAAAGTTGGAGATCGGCGGCGATGCCAACTCCACAGACGGTTCCGAACCCAGTATCGAACACACGCGCGGCACGGTGAACTGCAACGCCGGATACGAGTTCTGGCTGGCGGAGCAGGCCAAGTTACGCAACCCAAACATCAAGCTGTACGGTCTGGCCTGGACCGCGCCAGGTTGGATCGACTATGGCAGCAACTTCTGGTCGAAAGACACAATTGACTACTTTATGACCTGGATGGATTGCGCGCAATCGCACGGCCTGAAGATCGATTATCTCGGGGGCTGGAACGAGAGAGGATTCAACAAGCTTTGGTATGAGGACCTGCATGCCGCCCTGGCCGCGAAGCACTACGCGACCCAGGTGGTGGGAGACGACTCGGATTGGGATGAAGCCAAAGAGATGGTCAGGGATGCGGAGTTTGCCAGATCCATCGACATTGTCGCCGCCCATTATTCCTGCGAAGGGGGCGATGGCGGCAACGCGAACCACTGCCATTCCACCCCGGAAGCCCTCGCGACGCACAAGCCGCTGTGGGACAGTGAAAGCGGCTCACAGGACGACAACAGCGGAACGGGACCACTGATTCGCGCGATCATTCGCGGATATGTGGATGCCAAGATGACCGGTTTCTTGAACTGGCCGCTCATCGCCGCGATTACGTCCAATCTGCCCTATCCGACGGTGGGGTTGATGGTGGCTTCGCAGCCTTGGTCGGGGAATTACAGTATCGGAACGAGTCTGTGGGCGACGGCCCACGTGACTCAATTCACGCAGCCAGGTTGGCAATTCCTCAACAGCGCAAGCGGTTATCTGGGCGGCGACGGCGCGAACGGGAGCTACATCACACTGAGATCCCCTGATGGAGCCGATTACAGCACCATTGTCGAGACCGCGGCGGCCAAAGGGCCGTCGCTGCTGACATTCAGCGTCAGCGGAAATCCGGCGAAGAAGCCCGTGCAAGTGTGGGCGACGAACATCCAGGGGAAGTCCGACCAGGACTTCTTTGTTCATCTGCCCGATCTCAATCCAGACGAGAGGGGCCGCTATCAGTTTAAGCTCCTGTCCGGCTACATTTATACGTTTAGCACCGTGACTGGCGCCGGCAAAGGAGCTGCGACAACTCCGCCGCCAAGCGAGCTAAAGCTGCCGTACTCCGATAACTTCGATGGATATCAGGTGGGTCAGGAGGCGCGTTATCTGTCCGACATGCAGGGCTCTTTTGAGATACAGCGATGCGCCGCGGGTCGGCCGGGCAAGTGCCTGCAGCTGATGGACAGCGTCAAGCCGATCGAATGGCAAGACGATAGCGACGCTTTCACGCTGCTCGGCGATCCGTCGTGGGAGAACTACGCGCTAAGTGTCGATGCCATTCTTACCAAACCCGGCACGGTCGAACTGATCGGCCGTGCGGGCATCCAAGAGCGCCCGCAGTCCCATCAACAGGGCTATTACTTCCGCGTGTCGGATACGGGCAGTTGGAGTCTTTTCAAGACCGACACGCAGGGCAGGCACACGGATTTGGCTGAAGGATCGGTCGCTCCTATCGGTGTCGGGTCTTGGCATACATACCGCTTGTCCTTCAACAAGGCCCAGATCGCGGCTTATCTCGACGGAGATAAAGTGACGACGCTTACCGATACTCCATACCAGACCGGTCAGATCGGGCTGGGGTTTACCGACTATGACACTAATCAATTCGACAATCTCTCGATAACTCCCACCAGCAACTAA
- a CDS encoding multiheme c-type cytochrome: MRSGAAALSAFLISIAACTLCGQIAPQKPASDSLSLATPDRLEDPGWWPTKGDSSRRQYVGVATCSGCHVDLAAIQKTTPMHHAGVRALDSKILQARPPLTYEESKYHSTLSLVPGDGVKFSVNDGTGAVSQRAEWAFGMGKVGQTFLLEKDGVFTEGRLSYYSALGALGVTTGQPLNAPSSLEGALGRTLDSATTQRCFSCHTTAAVASNKFEPNKATPGVMCEACHGAGAQHVAAVSTGHADLASAAIFNPARLSPIDSVDFCGSCHRTWADVAMEMPANIGLISVRFQPYRLEESRCWGENGDFRITCVACHDPHRPLERELRSYDCRCLACHGTKGHSEAKLDRACKVSADTALHVTCRNTRCRKLTRFSPTITSASFAPAKAFRLSNFNLLIRRLRSLLNGDDRPCPMLLGE; the protein is encoded by the coding sequence ATGCGAAGTGGAGCAGCCGCTCTCTCGGCCTTCCTTATTTCTATAGCTGCCTGTACTCTGTGCGGGCAAATCGCTCCGCAAAAGCCAGCCTCCGATAGCCTGAGCCTCGCGACTCCAGACAGGCTGGAGGATCCGGGATGGTGGCCGACGAAGGGCGACTCCTCCAGAAGGCAATATGTTGGCGTGGCAACCTGCTCCGGCTGCCATGTGGACCTGGCGGCCATTCAGAAGACGACCCCAATGCATCACGCGGGTGTCAGGGCACTTGATTCGAAAATCCTGCAAGCGCGCCCACCACTAACCTACGAGGAATCGAAGTATCACTCCACGTTATCGCTAGTCCCCGGCGATGGAGTGAAATTTTCAGTCAACGACGGAACCGGTGCGGTCTCTCAGCGTGCGGAGTGGGCGTTTGGGATGGGCAAGGTGGGGCAAACCTTTCTGCTTGAAAAGGACGGAGTTTTCACCGAGGGGCGGTTGAGCTACTATAGCGCGCTCGGTGCGCTCGGGGTGACCACCGGGCAACCACTTAATGCGCCGTCTTCGCTGGAAGGAGCACTCGGCCGCACTCTGGATTCCGCGACGACCCAACGCTGCTTTAGTTGCCACACCACCGCAGCGGTCGCTTCCAACAAATTTGAACCCAACAAGGCAACACCGGGCGTTATGTGCGAGGCCTGCCACGGCGCGGGGGCTCAACACGTCGCGGCGGTGTCCACTGGCCATGCCGACCTTGCCTCGGCGGCAATCTTTAACCCGGCCCGGCTCTCTCCAATTGACTCGGTCGATTTTTGCGGCTCCTGCCATCGCACATGGGCCGACGTAGCGATGGAAATGCCCGCAAATATCGGCCTTATTAGCGTGCGATTTCAGCCTTACCGGCTTGAGGAGAGTCGCTGTTGGGGGGAAAACGGCGATTTCCGCATTACCTGCGTGGCCTGTCATGACCCTCATCGCCCGTTAGAGCGCGAGCTGCGCTCGTATGATTGTAGATGTCTTGCATGTCATGGAACCAAAGGCCACTCCGAAGCGAAGCTGGATAGAGCTTGCAAAGTGAGCGCCGATACTGCGCTTCATGTCACATGCCGAAATACGAGGTGCCGCAAACTCACGCGATTTTCACCGACCATTACATCCGCGTCGTTCGCACCGGCGAAGGCTTTCCGCCTTAGCAATTTCAATCTACTGATCCGCCGATTGCGGAGCCTCCTGAACGGCGATGACCGCCCTTGCCCGATGCTCTTGGGCGAGTGA
- a CDS encoding tetratricopeptide repeat protein produces MPSFCQTDVDPLLTSAQEAQERQDFAAAAEDYRAAVKVRPDTPELWANLGIMEYEAHQYQAAAKDLASAIRLNSSLYSPFLFLGLDELRLDRPKEALPYLQKAEKLNGSDPQPLLALGRAEVSLKDYAEATNAYRKALLLDPENGRAWFDAGMAYLSNLEKDSRTLAEITPPSGYSKALFAESLAEQRRYVEAATQYVGALDVQPQPPCLHSALGFVYLRQGKASEAMEQFQSEKKLYPECNSPYLGMAEIDFAASRQNEGLQELEQSWSGDPGYTTSNLSPMLEMLSADQREELASAVAARKIQVDGQSRDFLDALLRQLREKDSRAENRGSRETVPSQSPSVQRGKALAAYQGGHYRECARWIGSSAGQHPSAELLLAAKCSYMTGDYLAATTAARLAGAKLPADPEVLYWSIRADQRLAVEALERFQSIAPDSPQTHLLLGDMDRQRHHYDEAISEYKLALDEAPNDPAALHGLTSAYLFDGKIEDAVKTATAALSLNPNDPELNLLFGEALVAQRKYQEAEAPLQKSLSGKPQLLPQAHALLGQVYAGLGRVPEAIANLKLGLDADEDGSFHYQLARLYRQTGDTGAAAAAMEQAKSLAQEHRARAVIAVQEAPQSADQ; encoded by the coding sequence ATGCCTAGTTTCTGTCAGACCGATGTAGACCCCCTCTTAACCTCAGCCCAGGAAGCGCAGGAGCGTCAGGATTTCGCCGCCGCCGCAGAAGACTATCGGGCTGCCGTCAAAGTCCGTCCGGACACGCCGGAACTTTGGGCGAACTTGGGGATCATGGAGTACGAAGCTCATCAATATCAAGCGGCAGCAAAGGATCTGGCATCTGCGATCCGTTTAAATTCGTCGCTCTACTCTCCTTTTTTGTTTCTCGGCCTCGACGAGCTGCGGTTAGACCGCCCCAAGGAAGCACTTCCATATCTGCAGAAGGCCGAAAAGCTGAACGGTTCCGATCCCCAGCCTCTACTCGCGCTCGGGCGCGCGGAGGTCTCGCTGAAAGATTATGCGGAAGCGACGAACGCATACCGCAAAGCGTTGCTGCTCGACCCGGAAAACGGCAGGGCATGGTTTGATGCAGGAATGGCATACCTGTCAAATCTGGAAAAGGACTCACGAACGCTGGCCGAAATCACTCCTCCAAGCGGCTATAGCAAGGCTTTATTTGCGGAATCGCTCGCGGAACAACGCCGGTATGTTGAAGCCGCTACACAGTACGTGGGCGCCCTCGACGTGCAGCCTCAGCCACCGTGCCTTCATTCCGCGCTCGGCTTTGTCTACCTGCGGCAAGGCAAAGCCTCTGAGGCGATGGAACAATTCCAATCCGAAAAGAAACTTTATCCCGAATGCAATTCGCCATACCTGGGTATGGCGGAAATAGACTTCGCTGCGTCGCGGCAGAATGAGGGGCTCCAGGAACTCGAACAATCTTGGAGCGGCGATCCTGGATATACAACCTCGAATCTATCCCCAATGCTGGAAATGCTCTCTGCGGACCAGAGGGAAGAGCTGGCAAGCGCCGTCGCTGCAAGAAAAATTCAGGTCGACGGACAGTCGCGAGACTTTCTCGACGCACTTTTACGCCAACTGAGAGAGAAAGACTCTAGAGCCGAAAACAGGGGGTCTCGAGAGACGGTCCCATCACAGTCGCCTTCGGTGCAGCGTGGAAAAGCGCTCGCGGCTTATCAGGGTGGTCATTATCGCGAGTGCGCCAGGTGGATCGGCTCGTCTGCCGGGCAACACCCAAGTGCCGAATTGCTTCTCGCCGCCAAATGCTCCTACATGACCGGAGACTACCTCGCAGCGACAACGGCAGCGCGACTTGCGGGAGCCAAACTACCCGCTGATCCGGAAGTTTTATATTGGTCGATCCGCGCGGATCAACGGCTCGCGGTCGAGGCACTGGAGCGCTTCCAAAGCATTGCCCCGGATTCGCCGCAAACCCACCTTCTGTTAGGCGATATGGACCGGCAACGTCATCACTATGACGAAGCCATCTCCGAATACAAGTTGGCGCTGGACGAGGCGCCGAACGATCCTGCGGCGCTACATGGACTGACATCCGCTTATCTGTTTGACGGGAAGATCGAAGACGCCGTCAAGACAGCGACAGCCGCTCTGTCGTTGAACCCCAACGATCCCGAATTAAACCTCTTGTTCGGCGAGGCGCTGGTTGCCCAGCGTAAGTATCAGGAGGCGGAAGCTCCGCTTCAAAAGAGCCTGAGCGGAAAACCCCAATTGTTGCCGCAGGCGCATGCGTTGCTTGGACAGGTCTATGCCGGACTCGGCCGCGTCCCCGAGGCAATTGCGAACCTGAAGCTTGGTCTCGATGCGGACGAGGATGGAAGTTTTCATTATCAGTTAGCGCGTCTTTATCGTCAGACGGGCGATACCGGGGCCGCGGCGGCGGCTATGGAGCAGGCCAAGTCACTCGCCCAAGAGCATCGGGCAAGGGCGGTCATCGCCGTTCAGGAGGCTCCGCAATCGGCGGATCAGTAG
- a CDS encoding carboxypeptidase-like regulatory domain-containing protein encodes MTHQVCNFSFRTALAGILLIALIAVGISARAFGQGDPTTASLRGTITDPSGARINQATIVISSSEKSITRTMQADSQGGFSFGLLPPSTYSLSIEAKGFKGYKQTGITLDAGQAATQDVSLTVGGQQEQIVITSEAPLLQTSNSNISTDVDAKQIVELPLNLRNIIGLTTLNSSVNNTTESQSLFGGSAATNGNADQDISFLNFSGGFFGTSAFMLDGVWDTSGDWGASIYVPSVDAVQEFKVQNNSFTAQYGWSTGNVVDVVTKSGTSQFHGSAYEFYRNSAMDANLWFANHNGQPKPDFDRNQYGVSAGGPLYLPKIYKQTNKTFIFGLYERLKSATPSLSTDTVPPAAFLAGDLSALLGAQVGVDGLGRPILSGQIYDPNSARQITAGTVDPKTGLAATQTGYIRDPVPGNNVAAYTTFNPLAVKMLSYYPKPTGAGLTNNYTASASDPSASREYLIRVDHNFTGNTRIFGRYSYKQEYKTGTPETWGADNPAGPGNLRPNNRYNITAGFSHVFTQTFSMNSVAGFEHWGEQSTNQSLGFKPSTLGLPSYLDTNSAEFPLISVGGETTLGPRGGQENTALRPTGSAGVDFLKIINTHTLSFGFMGVLSEQNYAGLYQTSLSFGGGFTNGPDPDNPTANTGSGVAQALFGVLDGGNTGVQFNPAIAKKYGGIYIQDDWRSTPKLTLNLGLRYEIQYAPTYRHNTAGYFDPQVANPIGTAIGTTLPGAVVFVTPSHRATYDTNYANVAPRVGFSYNPEPKLVFRGGFGIFFPPSAYLNQTTTDGFSTSTNVIGELSGSRVPNPAVSISNPWPQGLRAVTGNSLGLLQDVGFSTGAYFHSRPSSYVMQFMTGLQYAFGPTNVLDVTYVGLLGRHQLSGGLNETQLNPAYLSLGTDVLNGGVPNPFNGYIATGQSSCSLDQPTVAENQLLHPFPQFCGVTQNDAPVGFSNYNALQVNFKHRFTQGLDVLVSYTFSKFLDNVEGTNNWAYSSNQGPANNYNLAAEKSVDSGDIPHSLVVNYVYYLPVGRGKKFGSNLNRATDAVLGGWQISGITTVKSGLPLGFSGNNINSYGGNPRPDVIGDPKAVHRSVNKWFNTAAFAYAPYGTFGTAPRNFSNVRGPYYQNWDLAILKNWTLPKETRLQFRAEMFNAFNHPNFYTPNTGYGGCDPNAGPNCNSSFGTITQTFFARDVQIAGKFYW; translated from the coding sequence ATGACGCATCAAGTTTGCAACTTCAGTTTTCGGACGGCCTTGGCGGGAATACTTCTCATCGCGCTGATAGCTGTGGGGATCTCGGCACGAGCATTTGGCCAGGGCGATCCAACCACAGCGAGCCTCAGAGGAACGATCACGGATCCAAGCGGTGCTCGCATCAACCAGGCGACGATAGTTATCAGCAGTTCCGAGAAGAGCATCACCAGAACGATGCAGGCTGATTCGCAGGGTGGCTTTTCGTTCGGGCTGCTTCCGCCGTCCACATATTCGCTGAGCATAGAGGCGAAAGGCTTCAAGGGGTATAAGCAGACTGGCATCACGCTCGACGCAGGACAGGCGGCGACACAAGACGTGTCGCTGACCGTCGGCGGGCAGCAGGAACAGATCGTGATTACCTCCGAAGCCCCCTTGTTGCAGACGTCCAACTCGAACATTTCTACCGATGTCGATGCGAAACAGATAGTAGAACTGCCCCTCAACCTGCGCAATATCATAGGTTTAACGACACTAAATTCCTCGGTCAACAACACCACTGAGAGTCAATCGCTCTTTGGCGGGAGCGCAGCCACGAACGGAAATGCTGACCAGGACATCTCGTTCTTGAACTTCTCAGGCGGGTTCTTTGGTACCTCGGCCTTCATGCTCGACGGCGTCTGGGATACGTCCGGCGACTGGGGCGCTTCGATCTATGTGCCGTCTGTCGACGCAGTTCAGGAATTCAAGGTTCAGAACAATTCATTTACTGCTCAATATGGTTGGAGCACCGGCAACGTCGTCGATGTTGTGACCAAGTCCGGAACGAGCCAGTTCCACGGGAGCGCATACGAGTTTTATCGCAACTCTGCCATGGACGCCAATTTGTGGTTCGCTAACCACAACGGTCAACCGAAGCCCGACTTCGACCGTAACCAGTATGGCGTGTCCGCGGGTGGCCCGCTCTACCTTCCCAAAATCTATAAACAGACTAACAAGACCTTCATTTTTGGTCTCTATGAGCGGCTCAAGAGCGCCACGCCTTCTTTGTCAACTGACACGGTTCCACCTGCCGCATTCCTCGCCGGGGACCTCTCCGCTTTGCTGGGCGCTCAGGTCGGGGTTGACGGCCTCGGGCGTCCAATCCTCTCTGGCCAAATTTATGATCCCAACAGCGCGCGGCAGATCACGGCAGGAACGGTCGATCCAAAAACCGGATTAGCCGCGACTCAGACTGGATATATCAGAGATCCAGTTCCCGGCAACAATGTTGCGGCGTATACCACATTCAATCCTTTGGCGGTGAAGATGCTCTCGTATTATCCAAAACCCACGGGAGCGGGACTCACTAACAACTACACCGCGTCTGCGAGCGACCCTTCCGCTTCTCGCGAGTATCTGATTCGCGTCGATCATAATTTCACGGGCAACACACGGATATTTGGCCGTTACTCCTACAAGCAGGAGTACAAGACCGGAACCCCGGAGACGTGGGGAGCCGACAATCCGGCCGGTCCGGGTAATCTTCGCCCAAACAACCGCTACAACATCACCGCCGGCTTCAGTCACGTATTCACCCAGACCTTCAGCATGAACTCTGTCGCCGGGTTCGAACACTGGGGGGAACAATCCACGAACCAATCCCTGGGTTTCAAGCCGTCGACACTAGGCTTGCCCAGCTACCTGGATACTAATAGCGCTGAGTTTCCGCTTATCAGCGTCGGCGGCGAGACCACGCTAGGACCGCGCGGGGGGCAAGAGAATACCGCGCTTCGCCCGACCGGTAGCGCCGGAGTGGACTTCCTCAAGATAATCAACACCCACACCCTGTCTTTTGGGTTCATGGGCGTGCTATCAGAACAGAATTACGCCGGTTTGTATCAAACGTCTCTAAGCTTTGGCGGCGGCTTCACAAACGGCCCGGATCCGGACAATCCCACGGCAAACACCGGCAGTGGTGTCGCCCAGGCCCTTTTTGGCGTCCTCGACGGTGGCAATACTGGCGTTCAGTTCAATCCAGCGATCGCCAAAAAATACGGCGGCATTTATATTCAGGACGATTGGCGTTCCACTCCCAAGCTCACACTCAACCTGGGCCTCCGCTATGAAATTCAGTATGCCCCAACCTACCGGCACAATACTGCAGGGTACTTCGATCCGCAGGTGGCAAACCCCATTGGCACCGCGATTGGTACGACGCTTCCCGGCGCGGTTGTCTTTGTAACTCCGAGTCACCGGGCAACCTACGACACCAACTACGCGAACGTCGCTCCAAGAGTAGGGTTTTCCTATAACCCAGAGCCAAAGCTTGTTTTTCGAGGGGGCTTTGGAATCTTCTTCCCACCCTCCGCATACTTGAACCAGACCACAACCGACGGGTTTTCGACGAGCACGAATGTGATCGGCGAACTCAGCGGCAGCCGAGTACCGAATCCGGCAGTGAGCATTTCAAATCCTTGGCCGCAAGGTTTGCGAGCAGTCACCGGAAACTCTCTCGGACTTTTGCAAGATGTGGGCTTCAGCACCGGCGCCTACTTTCACTCGCGCCCTTCCAGCTACGTAATGCAGTTCATGACCGGGCTCCAGTACGCTTTCGGGCCGACAAATGTATTGGACGTCACCTATGTGGGTCTGCTCGGCAGGCATCAGCTTTCTGGCGGCCTCAATGAAACTCAGCTCAACCCCGCCTACCTCTCACTAGGCACCGACGTCCTCAATGGAGGCGTACCCAATCCGTTCAACGGCTACATTGCAACCGGCCAGAGCAGTTGTAGCCTCGATCAGCCAACTGTGGCTGAAAACCAGCTTCTACATCCCTTTCCGCAGTTCTGCGGTGTCACGCAAAACGATGCGCCTGTGGGATTTTCAAACTACAACGCCCTTCAAGTCAACTTTAAGCACCGATTCACTCAAGGCCTTGATGTTCTGGTTTCCTACACTTTCTCAAAGTTCCTCGACAATGTCGAAGGCACGAACAACTGGGCATACTCCAGCAACCAGGGCCCAGCAAACAACTACAACCTTGCCGCCGAGAAAAGCGTTGACTCTGGAGACATCCCACATTCTCTGGTCGTCAACTATGTTTATTACCTCCCGGTCGGCAGAGGCAAGAAGTTCGGGTCGAATCTTAATCGGGCGACCGATGCGGTATTGGGTGGATGGCAGATCTCCGGCATCACCACGGTCAAGAGCGGCCTTCCGCTGGGCTTCTCAGGAAACAACATCAATTCCTATGGCGGCAATCCGCGGCCTGATGTTATCGGCGACCCGAAAGCAGTTCACCGTTCCGTGAACAAATGGTTCAATACGGCTGCTTTCGCGTATGCACCGTATGGAACTTTCGGCACGGCGCCGCGAAACTTCTCCAATGTGCGTGGCCCTTACTATCAGAACTGGGACCTTGCAATCTTGAAAAATTGGACCCTTCCCAAGGAAACACGGTTGCAGTTCCGTGCGGAAATGTTCAATGCTTTCAACCATCCTAACTTCTATACGCCTAATACAGGCTACGGTGGATGCGACCCAAATGCCGGTCCGAACTGCAATTCATCCTTCGGTACAATCACGCAGACGTTTTTCGCCAGGGACGTACAAATAGCAGGCAAATTCTATTGGTAG